AAATATTCGTGTACTTTTATATATTGTGAGAACACTTCTAAAGACAAACTATACGAATGATCATAATTATGAAGTTAGATTATATGAATTCACAAATTTAAAAAGATGACATTTTTACATATCAAAACACACCgatacatacattaatgattttgtTTGTTTGGTGTTTGTTATAAACTTTCAGAATCAGTTCCATAAAGAtataaatgttttgtttaataaaaGTACTAATGAAATTAGAATTTACAAATATGAGTGACTAAAGATGTAAATATTTAGAAGGTAAACTGTTATAACAGGTTCAATGCATACAATAGAAGAAAATATAAAGTTGAATGCATAAAATAAGACTTTTGAAAGTTTAAGGCATAGTAGAATTTACCATAACGGCAGTAAGGCACTACTCAAAAAATTTGATTATGCATAGATGAACAAAAACAAATGCAAAATCTTGAAAACATTTTAGAGTAAACAAATtccaaatataaaaaaaaaaaaaaaaaaaaaacactcgtaTATTTACATAAAAATAATACTACAAACCACTTCAAATTTTTACCCCGATACTTATCTACATCATGTCACCAATCTCGCCGTCGCCAACGCCGCCGACGACGACAGATTCCGGCAAAACCTAAAACCATCAACACCACCGTAATCCATTTTCTTCACCACAAAATGCCCCAAATTACCCACAGTTTCCACCAAATTCTCTCTACATAAAAACTCATCACTCCCTACTCTCTCAACCTCCCTATCAAACTCATGAACAAACACGTGCGTTTCACCACCGCCGCCTTTTTTACTCCTCGCCAACACACTCGCCGTAAAAATCGCCGACAATCTCCCAGGTGCGTCAGGAAAATAACCACGTGGACCGTCAATTAAAATAACATCCCAAGCGACGTCGTATACAAAATTAGGTAAATCATTAATACCCAATTTACATTCAGAAAACAACAAGTTCTGAACGGGTCTACATTCTTTCCGGAGCTCCGTTTTCGCGTACCGGATCAAATCGTGTAATTCGGATACTTTGGTTACAAACTGGACATCATAAGCTTCAACTCCGAAATTTTTTTCTTCCAGTTTAGAAATGGTGTAAGCACTTTCGTCGATGAATGTTGTACGGCCGTTGAAATTAAGCGCGTGGAAGAGTAACGTTTCATGGGTGATACCAAAAACAAGGAGATTGAAATTGGATGGAAATGGGTGTTTTTGGAGGGTGGTGGTGATGGAGGTGAGTTGGGGGAGGGAGAGATGTGATTGTGGGGTGGGTGTTGAGGCGTAGTGTAGGAGGATGTTGAAGATGGTGGAGTGGGGGACGGCGGCGGCGGTGGTGGCGccggaggtggtggtggtggtggaaagtGTGATGAGAAAGAAAGTGAGGGAAATGGAGAGAAGCGTGAGGAAAGTCAAGAGGTAGAAACGGTGGTGAGAATTTGGGGTGGGGATTGAAGGGTGAAGAAGGATGAATTTGGTGTTGTttggtttcattttttttttttttttttttttttatttttttttccaaaaATTTGAGAGAGAAGGTGTGTGTTTAATGGTTTTGTGCAGAAGAGAGTGAGAAATTTAAGGGGCTCAAATCGCGAGGGGATTAACATTAACTAGGACCGACCGACTGGGTGAAAAACCAGCTCACGGTGTCGTTTTGGTAACCCGGAGATTTGTACTTTTTACTACGGAGTATTTCGTTGTGTGTATACGGAGTAAATAACTACCGTATGTTTTAGGTTtaaattaaaacaatttaaatgttaCATACACGTTTCAGTATATTTTAATTTGAGTGTAAGAGCATCAGGTACCTCGAGTCGATTTCAGCGTCGACTAAATTGACGGTGTAAAACACTGCCCCGCCTTACTGTCGCCTCCCATCTCCCTCTTCCGACGCCGGTCccttttgtttatttatttattttaaattactcAATTTTCTTATTGGTCCATACTTTGATATTGACATCGAAATAGACATCAAATGACACCTCACATTAATTAATTTCAATGTCCATTTTTGACACCGAAATCGACTTTGGCAAAGAGACATGGAAACCTCGTGCTCTAATAATTTAAGGTTTATAATTGATTAGTTATTAGAAATTTTCGTCAAAAATACACAGGCCCAGTTAGAAAAAGGAACAAGTTGAGAATGGTTAATTGTAACCGTAATAAAATTCGTAGATACGTTTAAATATATGGCTAATTATATAACGATCTCGTGTTCAACAACAAAGCATGGAATACATCATCAATTCTAACCAACATACAATCCTTAAGTTACAGTTGGTTATCGCATTGTATAAAAAAGGTCTCGTTGAAATGACAACAATGGCTCATTAACCCGGGCTCATAGATCCAGTCGTCACACATTTGATCGGGAATCGGCTAATCCTCAAGcttttttcctttttctcttttATGTAATCCATATGTATGTAGTCGTGCTCGGTTTGTATAGTTTCTGTTTTAGGTAGGTGTACCTTCGTTTGATTCCCGTTGTAATCTCTGTCGAGATTTTAATAAAACGCTtactttttaaaaaataaaataaaatatataggtGTTTGTTGAAACTTGAACATTTGTAGAAAGTGTAAATTAAACATTATGGTTAGACCACTTCTAACCGTCACCTTTATTAATTGTAACGTGGAGTTAGAGAGTGCACTTTTGATTTGTTGACTGTAATGTAGTAACAGTCATGCTATGACATTCCCTAGTAGGAAATGTAAAAAATGACTCACCAATCttaattatttatttaactatAATTTATAGCTAATAtgtatctataatctataataattagattatattaCAAAAACTAAAATTCATAGAATAAAATGACACAAATTGAAATTCATAAATTTAGAAGTTACATAAACATTAAAACGACATAAATTATTtttcataaacttaaaaacacataaAACTAGTTCACTTTCATACTACGTGAAGGTATCTTCAATATATATGAAACCGATTTTGAAAAACTTCAAATGCCCTCTTCACATCCTTAAGTGTAACAGCTTGAATAGTAGTAAATTTAGCCCTTTAGTCATCAGTAGGACACGACCACCCTTTGATAAGTGTCGTTTAATTCGGATATATACCGTCGGCTAGGTAAtaccctttgaaatggtgatgtcCATTGACATGAAATGATGCGGGTGGAGCAATTCCCTTCGTAAGTTCATTAAACAAGGTGGACTGGTTCAAAACATTCAAATCATTGTTAGAACTCGGCATTCCAAAAAATGCATGTCATATACATAAATCATATGAAGTAACAGCTTCAAGCAAGATCGTAGGACGTTTTTGGTCACCCCTAGTATATCTTTCAATCCATTTGGACAATTTTCACTCCAAATGCATACAATCAAATACTACATAGCATCTCTTTAAACTCGTGATACATTTATAAAAGTGGTCTAAACATAGTATTGACGATTGTTCGCTCGTTTGTAAATATTAATCGAACATATATGCAGTCGTTCCATACGCCAATGAGCGTAGGCGAAAGTACATTTTGTAGAATATTAGAAGATTTTCTATCGAGTATATCATAACGTTCAGCAAAATATTTAAAATAATCGGGAATGTTATCAATAAAGTATTGAGATATACCATTTGCAATTCGGATGAACAATTCACGACTCATACGAAAACGTCTTTTAAACTTGTGACGCGTCTCAGAAAATATTCATCCCATAAACGTTGCGCTGAAACCTCTCGCTCTCTTGGAATGTATGATGGAGATCTTGGGATACACTCTGGTTCATCAATCAAATACTCTTGCACGAACTTTATAATAGCTTCGTCTTCTTTGTCGGATTGTAAAATAATATCGTACGACTCAAGATGATGCGTCATCGAATTATAAATTaattttttattaatgataattgaaATGTGATTTAGAAATGAGAATTTAAATGTGATGTAGAAATGAGAAGTGAAGTATTATTTATAGTGCaaaaataagtaatttttatttttatttttttaccaaaTGGGAATATACCCGTTTGAATTCCAACGGATATATTGTTGACCAATCAAACTGTACCACGTACACCTGACACGTTCCTCCTTCTCCGTTTCTCACTTGACTAACCCCAGATTAATATCACCGGTGACGTTGCGTTAGCCGGCATCATCGGCGCCAAATCACCTTCACCACCGGCTCCTAACGCCGCGTTGGAAGCAGTCATAGTATAAATAGGTTAACTAAACCTTCTACTAGAAGACTGCCGATTTTAATTTCGTAACTGCCGTGAGTTAATGTTGCTTATTATATTTTTAAGCATTTAATGTTGCTTATTAATGcaaagataaaataaatcatttaaCAATTATTGACCCGGTTAATCATTGGTAGAAACAATAACCTTAATAAATGGCTTATATCTTATCGGTATTCAATGAGTCTTTCAACCAAGAGGTTGGAGGTTTAAGCCCCGTCGCAAGCATAATTGTGAATTAATAGGTGTTGAGTGTGTGAGTTATCATTCAAAAAAAATAATACTGTAATTCAATGTCTGCAATGGGAAGCACTGCGCTCACGGAGTATTAATAGATAGGCtatatatgaaagttagaagttagAAGCGAGATTATGTGGCGGTATAGGGCTTTATAATGTGATGTCTAATGTATTTTTGATGGGATgtcatacacatttatatatatagatgtagcattatattttcattttttctAAAATAACAAAAACATTATAACAAAGCATTTTCATCAATGGATAAAAAGACGAAcagtgatgtgtgcagcggtgtatacgaaatactattattgtttattatgaAATTCggcgaaattacacaagttttatttatttatttatgggatatacctaaaccttgctacatcactataggcagtgtacctaatcgtagagtagtgtagtttttagtaagtccggttcgttccactgggagacggcttattgcgtacactatatttttaaacaattatatttgtatatatatatatatatatatatatatatatatatatatatatatatatatatatatatatatatattagtaatatagtagtattattattattataaaagggggttttaccatttaatgaccgggttgtcgattttaaataaagcgtaaagataaatgacgataatataaatgacagaatttaaattgcgataaagtaaattgcagtaattaaaatgacagtaaataaaggtacgatgaaatatgaaataaaagtattatgcttatttaaacttccgtaatcatgatgtttgacgttttgattttaatttattaccctaggttaattgtcatttgtcctggattatttgatacctatttggtttttgtccataatagtccatcggtcataattataaaatgctcgtcaaattaaccttattcccgaagtcaaatattccaactaattagggatttagactgtaacaaggttttaatactttgttaataattacaccaggttattgtgacaatcgctccaaatccatatggacgaacacgtcattcattgatttcattgcgaggtatttgacctctatatgatacgttttgtaaacattgcattcttttgaaaaggcacaccataaatgaatatttaaatcaaaggttttcgacatctgatggtttctacatatagacaatcaccataaataatagtttacaacagtacttccgttgacaatcagtcaaaataagatacatggtgatgatttggtgaatgcaacgtttccttgaaaaatatgtcatgtaagactccatgcacatagcttgtctaacatctaagcaaacagcggaagacttctaggaaacctgagaataaacatgctaacaagtgtcaacacaaaggttggtgagttcatagttttaatgtttcgtataatctgtatataaaggtggatcacaagatttcagttgtttcatctgaaatgtttatcaaaatattctacgaaattgagcaccctggtaactaaactttaacgtatatatataattggtaccctttgtataatcatcttaataatacacgcaaaccaacgtgtacgcttctcaaatagcatacatccgttaaaaggctagtgctctagctcggacggggatatcaagccctatggatccatatactactactcgcgcccaccagttcttataactggcagttactatttaccaaagctaagggattttcggttcaaactcggtgtagaatttagtatgtacttgtatccattgcgtttaaaataaagtgcatgtattctcaacccaaaaatatagattgcaaaagcaattaaaaagggagcaaatgaaactcacactttataattattgtaaaacagttattaaagcatttgcatgtattctcagcccaaaaatgtaaagggtaaaatggatcatatgaaactcaccttagtagcatataaagtcgttcaccaaaatgtgatcgaaactcaggatatcaaataaccgtagtcctcaacctagagaacatatgttggtcaataaatgtctatcaaactaggtctggtcatagtgtatcacaatcctaatgctcgagatcgacatacaaaaattatccaaagtcgtttcaaaaagttaattttgacaatagctcaacaaaacgagacgtaccttgtataaggattcatttactcggttggtaatattcaaaaatccaatttataaatctcgtaaacaagttgtttaaatcttaattgcagattcaaaagcaatttcaattaacgtcaatcataattcagttgatcatatcttttaatccgttcatcgaaactattcgatatctaaatgaaaagttattgattttttgtcagctttccaaaaacatgtatatcatataccttttaccagtaatatatgtatttaattcgtgattcattataaactgtttagtgacgaaatttagcatacaagcatgtataaatatatatactcgagcactagacatggatacacaattaatatataaaagataaaatatgagtgcttacgtatcagtattgagattcaatattgtaggaaagtacgtagacgtaacagagatgataaacactaagtttgattcacaaatatacccctgaacattacccataacctccttggcaataacccataatttccttagctctatcccgcttgaaaaccattttgaaagtgacacgctcatgacctcgtcgtagtattttatgtataatactaattaataatattactactaataatattaagattaataataatattaatcttaataataataatagtagtagtaataataataataataataataatagtaataataataataataataataataataataataataataataataataataataataataataataataataataataatagagaaagAGATCGAGGTTGAGAAAGGAGTGCAGCAGAAACAGAAAAAGCTCGAGCTTAAATAGATGTGGCCTGgaattccctgccatgcgatcgcatggctgggaagtgtaattcccatgcgatcgcatgggtaacttttccagctcacatgtttttgttttaacgcttgtcgacatattattatattaatataatatatataatttaaattaattaattatatattatattttattcccgcgcATAGTTGATttctaatttttgttccgataagtcgtacgtcgtcactcgacttaggttctggttccggtttttcgagtgtcccttcgtatgctgagaaaacttgtacattacattttgggacacgtaccttagtcaaaatatagccttaaattatccctaaattatatcactcgaaatataacttatacatttgagtgttttggtcatttacttctataaatcatcgtctcgatatttgttaaaatacattttaaaatagtgtttactatagcaaagttactgtagcaattcactgtagcaaatagtgattttcgaaaacactgtagcattttgagtactgtagcaatttgaaaatactgtagcaaattagtgttttactggttcatcttaaacgctttagttaacttatctaaatatcaatcgaatcaataaacgaatgttactatcgtttactaaataacttgaaattatatatatgtatatatctttttaatatacataaatcagtttttaaatacacattggaagttatttataaataaattttaataataaatatttcaacttatcatatatattcaaatagatatttaaaccaataagtttaatgtacggtatcaaacaattaatacattgttaccttttcaagttatagtatatatgtatctatttacatataattgttcgcgaaacgtcgaaaacaaccgaagggtatttaaatatataaaagtagttcaaaaattttgagattcaacttcatagactttgcttatcgtgttggatatgttaatcatacaaagattaagtttaaatttggtcagaaatttccgggtcatcacagttatcgactgcgtgtaattcaaggttttaatactttgttaacaattacaccgatTATTCatgtatgtaatccactcctgttttaattagcccatgatacattaatttattcactcggccaaaatgaataatcaattactcaaaccaattgattaattaaatgattgtaaacgatgtcgtataaacgtcactaaataggacattcgtaatcattttaataattattagattaactaatttgaagatagattcaataggttccaatgagttgtcattcaattagacaataccccctacctattaatagtcaatagtccaatgttcacaagtgtcggtcttttgtccaaacccgaattatggtacaaaatccaataacccccgtcttaatatttagcccaacatcacaattacttcggatcaaataagcataataagaacttagttacgagacaataatttaaaaaggaagaacatagcttacagtgattatttatcgcgtagcgttacacggacaaagttccgtcttacaaaaccttaaaacatttcttacattaacccaattattattaaacttaattgaaactttaaattataaatataaatatatataattctttacagaggaagaaagaaaattgaggtgcgttgagctcgtccgaattcgtggctatttatagcacttggccagatttttcatctcatgcgatcgcatgatattaGTGTatcctggccatacgatcgcatggcctgctgtgACAGCTCATATTGATTCCAAAACTTGGGCggctcgattatttaatatatataatataatatatataattttatataattatatatattatattatattcttgtgcaatgttaacttgtaattttagctccgttgactcgcgcgttaatgctcagttcatgtctcggttccggatttttgaacgttctttcgtacgcgtagatagcttgtactcttgtaaattttagacgtttctcatcaataaattgaaccacttggattgtaacttgtacgttttagctttttggtcatttgcgtcttcaaatcatcattttcttcttttgtcttcgcacttatttatttaaacgaatattacttgaaaatagaacaattgcaactggaaactttacatattggaaggatattgcgactaaatatatgttcatttggagcactatcaaatatccccacacttgaacgttgcttgtcctcaagcaatacagaacttggaataaaatcacacttcactcgaatcacttttttattctcacactttatacatcagcgaTTTTGATATggcgatataaacaatgatagtaacgatgtggtt
This genomic window from Rutidosis leptorrhynchoides isolate AG116_Rl617_1_P2 chromosome 2, CSIRO_AGI_Rlap_v1, whole genome shotgun sequence contains:
- the LOC139890932 gene encoding protein IRX15-LIKE-like — protein: MKPNNTKFILLHPSIPTPNSHHRFYLLTFLTLLSISLTFFLITLSTTTTTSGATTAAAVPHSTIFNILLHYASTPTPQSHLSLPQLTSITTTLQKHPFPSNFNLLVFGITHETLLFHALNFNGRTTFIDESAYTISKLEEKNFGVEAYDVQFVTKVSELHDLIRYAKTELRKECRPVQNLLFSECKLGINDLPNFVYDVAWDVILIDGPRGYFPDAPGRLSAIFTASVLARSKKGGGGETHVFVHEFDREVERVGSDEFLCRENLVETVGNLGHFVVKKMDYGGVDGFRFCRNLSSSAALATARLVT